A single Sorex araneus isolate mSorAra2 chromosome 8, mSorAra2.pri, whole genome shotgun sequence DNA region contains:
- the CAPNS2 gene encoding calpain small subunit 2: MFLAKALLEGADRGLGEALGGLLGGGGQRRGGGGGGGIGGGGNIGGLVGGLVNFISEAAAAQYTPEPPPVQQHFTNVEANESEEVRRFRQQFAQLAGPDMEVGATDLMNILNKILSKHKDLKTDGFSLDTCRSIVSVMDSDTTGKLGFEEFKYLWNNIKKWQCVYKQHDRDHAGILRSSQLRGALQAAGFQLNEQLHQMIVLRYTDEDGSMDFNNFISCLVRLDAMFRAFKSLDRDADGLIQVSIQDWLQMTMYS, encoded by the coding sequence ATGTTTCTGGCCAAGGCTTTATTAGAAGGAGCAGATCGGGGTCTTGGAGAAGCTCTGGGAGGCCTTCTTGGAGGAGGTGGtcagagaagaggagggggaggaggaggaggaataggaggaggaggaaacatCGGCGGACTAGTTGGGGGCCTTGTGAACTTTATCAGCGAGGCCGCAGCCGCGCAGTATACCCCCGAACCCCCTCCGGTCCAGCAGCATTTCACCAATGTGGAGGCCAACGAAAGCGAGGAGGTTCGGCGTTTCCGCCAGCAGTTTGCGCAGCTGGCTGGCCCCGACATGGAGGTGGGCGCCACCGACCTGatgaatatcctcaacaaaatcctctCGAAGCACAAGGACCTGAAGACGGACGGCTTCAGCCTGGACACCTGCCGGAGCATCGTCTCCGTCATGGACAGCGACACGACGGGCAAGCTGGGCTTTGAGGAGTTCAAGTACCTGTGGAACAACATCAAGAAGTGGCAGTGCGTGTATAAGCAGCACGACAGGGACCACGCGGGCATTCTGAGGAGCTCCCAGCTGCGGGGGGCCCTGCAGGCCGCCGGCTTCCAGCTCAACGAACAGTTGCACCAGATGATCGTCCTCCGCTACACCGACGAGGATGGGAGCATGGATTTCAACAACTTCATCAGCTGCCTGGTCCGCCTCGATGCCATGTTCCgtgcctttaagtctctggacagAGACGCAGATGGCCTGATTCAAGTGTCCATCCAAGACTGGCTGCAGATGACCATGTATTCCTGA